Genomic segment of Candidatus Omnitrophota bacterium:
TGGCTTTGCTAGCCTCACTGATGAGCTGGTAGCCAGGATTAGAAAAAAAATCGGCCGCAAAGCCAAGGTAATCGGCACAGGCGGCGATATCAATTTAATCAGCGGGTATTGTAAAAGGATAGATAAAATAGACAGGGATTTGACGCTTAAGGGATTAAATTTTATTGCACAAGGCATAATTTAGGAGTAAAATAGAGCCATGATGAAAAGGAAGATAAGGTTTACGCTATCGGTCATAGCTGTTTTAGGGATATCCGCATTTTTAATTTCTCCTGCTTTTGCGGCGCGGACAGATAAGTGGTTTTCTTTTGATAAAAAGGATGCCCTGGCCGAATGGGATGAGAAGATATTCAAGGGCAGGGTCTTATATTCCGTGAGAGTAGAGAAGAGAGGGGGATATTTAACCGCTTACAGTAATAATTCCGCCTCAGGTATTTTTTATGAAATCAGTTTCCACCCTAAAAAATATCCTATAGCCAGCTGGAAATGGAAGGTGATCAAATTTCCCGATAAGGCCAGTGGCGAGCCCGCAACCAGCCAATGGATAGAGAAAGATGATTACGCTGCCAGATTCTATGTAATCTTCCCCAGTTTTTTCTTTACCAACACCAAGAGCCTGGAATACGTCTGGGATAAAAGCCTCCCTAAGGGGACACTAATGAGCAGCCCCTATTATAGAAATATAAAAATCATTGTGGCGGAATCCGGAGAAGAAAATTTAGGGAAATGGGTTTTTGAAAAAAGAAATATTTACGCAGATTTTAAGAAGGCCTTCGGCAGGGAACCAGGTAGCGTAGGGGCGATAGCCATTATGACAGACACGGATAACACCGTCAGTACCGCAGAGGCGGATTACGACGAAATAAAAGTGGGGTATAAAGATGGAGAAAATTAGAAGGAAAAAGAAGTATATGGGCACTTCTTTTCAAAAGAGGCTCTTGGTTTTAATTTTTGCCTCCGCCGTAATACCTACGGCTATCGTATCCGCAGTCTTGTATTACCTGATATTCAATCTCCTGGCCTGGCATATCGGAATCCCGGAGATCATCGCTTACAACCTTATACCGGTTTTAAGAAAGATAAATTTTATTATCCTTATATCCCTGCCTGTTATTTTTCTTTTAATTTGGCTGATGGCGATGGAATTATCCCATAGGATAGCCGGGCCCCTCTTTAGAATAGAGAGGGAACTGGAGGAGAGGATTGCCGGTAAAGGCCAGGGCCATATCAGGCTGCGGCCAAAGGATGAACTCAAGACGCTGGTAGATAAAATCAACCGTCTGCTCAATAAATAGTTCGTTTTCCCTCACTACCACCCGTTACTTATTTGTTGTAAATCGCTAAGTTATTTTTTAGCGGGCGGCTTGGTTTGTTTTTGAACAGCATATAGTTTATGCGAGCGTTATTTATAATGTCCAGCGGGTGACGCGGGGGATGCCTCGAGGAAAATTTGACGAGAGGCTCACCACGCGGTGAGGACCCGCTGCTTTGTATGAGGGTAAAATTAAAGCGGTGCTGCGAGAAAGCAAGACAAGACAGCCGCTAAAGTGGTATCTATGATAAATCTTACAACAAATAATAAAAAAAATTCTTGACAAAATATTTTTTTCTTTTATAATTAGCACTCTGTAGAAAAGAGTGCTAATTGAGTTCATTGAGTTCATAGAGTTTGTAGGGTTTATTGAGTTTGATAACTCAAAGAACTCAAGTAACTCAAAAAACTCAATTAACTCAAAATAAGGAGGTGTAAGAGATGAACATTCAACCATTGGGAGACCGCGTAGTGGTAAAGCCTTTAGAGGCAGAGGCAAAGACAAAGGGCGGCATAGTTTTGCCTGATACTGCCAAAGAAAAGCCCCAGGAGGGCAAGGTAGTAGCTGTAGGTAAAGGCAAAATTTTAGAAAACGGCACTATGCACGCGTTAGAAGTAAAAGTCGGGGATAAGGTGTTATACGGAAAATATTCCGGTAACGAAATTACCACTAAAGAAGGCGAAGAATTGCTGATTATGCGCGAGGAAGACATCTTAGCTATAATGAAATGAAGGGGGTGTCAGGGTATCAGGTGTCAAAGTATCAAAGTTTTTTCTTTGACACTCTGACACATTGACACTTTGATACACTTATTTAAAAGGAGGTTCATAAAATGGCAAAGCAATTATTATTTCAGGACGAAGGCCGCAGGAAAATTCTAAGCGGCGTAGAGCAGCTGGCCCGGGCAGTCAAGGTAACCTTAGGGCCTAAAGGCCGTAATGTGGTTATAGACAAAAAATTCGGCTCACCCACTATTACTAAAGATGGGGTGACCGTAGCCAAAGAGATTGACCTGGAAGACCCTTTTGAAAATATGGGCGCGCAGATGGTCAAGGAAGTTGCGGAAAAAACATCTGATGTTGCCGGTGACGGCACCACTACAGCTACGATTTTAGCCGAGGCGATTTATCGCGAAGGCCTAAAGAACGTGACTGCCGGAGCAAACCCCATGGCCTTAAAACGGGGGATTGAAAAGGCAGTAGAAAAAGTTACCGATGAATTAAGGAAACTCTCCACCCCCATTAAGGATAAGAAAGAAGTAGCGCAGGTTGCTTCTATCGCCGCAAACTGCGATACTGCTATCGGTGATTTGATTGCCGAAGCAATGGATAAGGTAGGTAAAGACGGGGTTATCACTGTTGAGGAGGCCAAGTCAACTGCTACTACTTTAGAGGTTGTCGAAGGGATGCAGTTTGACCAGGGGTATCTTTCTCCTTATTTTGTGACTGATGCCGAGAGGATGGAAGTTATTTTGGAGGAGCCGTATATACTCATCTACGAGAAAAAGATTTCTTCGATAAAAGACATACTGCCGCTTTTAGAAAAAATAGCGCGCGTAGGAAAACCCCTTTTGATTATTGCCGAAGAAGTTGAAGGCGAGGCATTGGCTACCTTAGTCGTGAATAAGATCCGCGGTACCTTTGTTGCTTGTGCAGTGAAGGCCCCGGGTTATGGCGACAGGCGTAAGGCCATGCTTGAAGACATAGCGGTCCTTACTAACGGCAAAGCCCTCACCGAAGATTTAGGAATAAAACTGGAGAACGTAGATATTGAGGATTTAGGCCGGGCAAAGCGGGTCAAGGTAGATAAGGAAAATACTACTTTAGTAGAAGGTGCAGGTAAGACCCAGGCGATTAACGGTAGGATTGCCCAGATCAAGAAACAGATCGAGGATACGGATTCGGATTATGATAAAGAGAAGCTTCAAGAACGCCTGGCAAAACTTGCCGGCGGAGTAGCGGTGATTAATGTAGGTGCCGCTACCGAGACTGAAATGAAAGAAAAGAAGGCGCGCGTAGAAGATGCCTTGCATGCCACACGCGCAGCAGTCGAGGAAGGTATAGTCCCCGGCGGCGGGGTAGCGTTGTTACGTACCCTCCCGGCGTTAGATAAACTCAAACTTGAAGGCGATGAGAAAATAGGCGTGGATATTATCAAGCGGTCATTGGAAGAGCCCATTAGGCAGTTGGCAGACAATGCCGGGTTAGAGGGTTCTGTAGTGGTGCAGCGCATAAAACAGGAAAAGACCAATATCGGTTACGATGTCAGCCAGGATGCTTATGTGGATATGATAGACGCAGGCGTCATCGATCCTACCAAGGTTACGCGTTCTGCCTTACAAAATGCTGCCAGCGTGGCCGCATTATTATTGATGACCGAAGCAGTAGTTACTGAAAAACCCGAGAAAGAAGCTCCTATGCCTATGCCACCGGGTGGCGGAATGGGCGGAATGGGCGGAGGGATGTATTAAATCAGCTATAAGCTGTAAGTAAGGGGCGAAGGTAAAACTTCGCCCCTTTTATTTTCAGAAGGGACAGGTACAATCTCAGTTCCGCACCAGGTGCAAAGCTAATCGGGCACCTGGTGCGAAAATAATTATTGACAAGGAGTGAATGTTGGTATAAAATTTGTTTCTATCGTTTCTTAAATTACCCGCAAAAAAGACATGTCAGATTATAACTATTTGGAAAATAATAACTTATATCAAGGAGTAAAGCTATGGCAGAGTGGATAGGCATAGGCAGGCGCAGCCGCAGGTGCTACGGTTTTGACGAAATCGCGCTTGTGCCCGGGGCACAGACCGTAAACCCCCAGGAGGTAGATACTGCTTTTAAGATTGCAGGCAGAGAATTCAAGGTGCCCATATTAGCCGCAGCCATGGACGGGGTTGTGGATGTGCGTTTTGCCATTGAGATGTCTAAATTAGGCGGCATCGCCGTATTAAATCTCGACGGCGTGCAGACGCGCTATGAAAATCCGGATGAGGTCTTGAAAAAAATTGCCAGGGCTACACCTGATAAAGCTACCGAATTAATCCAGTCATTCTATAATATCCCTGCTAAAGAAAAGCTTATCTCTAAGAGGATAAGAGAGATTAAAAGCAATAAGGGCACGGCAGTAGTGAGTTGTATACCTGCCCATGCGGAAAAGTTTGCGAAAATTGCCGTTAGCGCCGGCGCGGATATGTTTGTCGTACAGTCCACTGTTACTACCACAAAACATATCGCTAAAGAATATAGCAGCCTGGACTTATTTAAATTCTGTAAATCCACAAAGATCCCGGTGATTATCGGAAATTGCGTGACCTACGAGACGACGCTAGCGCTTATGGAAACGGGCGCGGCAGGTTTGTTAATCGGGATCGGGCCGGGCGCTGCCTGTACTACCCGGGGGGTCCTGGGGATCGGCGTGCCGCAGGTAACTGCTACGGTAGATGCTGCCGCGGCGCGGGATTTTTATTTTAAAAGCAAGGGCAAATATATACCTATAATTACCGACGGCGGGATGAACCGCGGCGGCGATATATGCAAGGCATTCGCCTGCGGAGCGGATGCGGTGATGATTGGTTCCAGCTTCGCGCGGGCAAAAGAAGCCCCGGGTAAAGGTTACCACTGGGGCATGGCTACCTCGCACGTAAACCTGCCGCGCGGAACGCGTATCCACGTGGGCACAACCGGCTCGTTAAAAGATATCCTCTTTGGGCCGGCTAAGGTAGACGATGGCTCGCAAAACCTGATAGGGGCGCTGAAGACCTCCATGGGTTCATTGGGTGCTTCTGACTTAAAAGAGATGCACGATGTAGAGATTATTATCGCCCCTTCAATACAGACCGAAGGAAAAATCTTTCAGGTCGGCCAGCGGGTGGGGATGGGAAAGTGATGTTTAAATGTTTGAATGTTAGAGGTGGAATAATAAAATGGGCAGACAAGTAATTTTAATTTTGGATTTTGGTTCGCAATATACCCAGTTGATTGCGCGGCGCGTGCGGGAGAATAAGGTATTTTCTAAAATCATACCTTATAATACCAGCGCCAAAGAGATAGCCGCGATAGCACCAAAGGGTTTAATTCTTTCCGGCAGCCCCTTGTCAGTGGTAGAGAAGAAGGGCCGCTATCCGGATAAAGGTATTTTTAAATTAGGCGTGCCGATTTTAGGCATCTGCTACGGTATGCAGGTTATCACAGAGGTTTTAGGCGGCAAAGTCAAACATACCAAAGAGCGCGAATACGGTAAGACAGAATTATTCATTGATGATAACCGCGATTTATTCAGCGGCCTTCCCGGAAATCTGACCTGTTGGGCCAGCCACGGCGATTATGTCTCGAAATTGCCCCCTGGATTCCATGCCGTTGCGCATACCGGTAATGCCCCTATTGCCGCTATGGGTAACCGCAGGATGAAGGTATTCGCAGTGCAGTTCCATCCCGAAGTAACTCATACCGACAGAGGCAGCCAGATTTTGGGGAATTTTCTCTTTAAGGTTTGCGGTTGCCTCGGCCGTTGGACAATGCAGTCATTTGTCCGTGAGTCCATAGATAACATCAAAAAGACAATAGGCAAGGACAAGGTAGTCCTGGGTTTAAGCGGCGGAGTGGATTCTTCGGTAGCGGCGTTATTAATCCATAAAGCCATAGGCAGAAGGTTAAGGTGTATCTTTATAGATAACGGCCTATTAAGAAAAGACGAGCCGCAGCAGGTAAAAAAGATATTCCGCACTATTTATCATTTGAACCTGGGTTATGTGGACAGGGGCAAGCGTTTCTTAAAACGCTTAGAAGGCATCACTGACCCTGAAGAAAAGAGAAAGATTATCGGCGATGAGTTTGTTAAGGTCTTTGAAGAAGAAGCTGCCAAGGTAAAGGGGTCAAAGTTTCTGGGCCAGGGGACGTTGTATCCTGACGTGATTGAGTCTATCTCAGTTACCGGAGCGCCTTCGAGTAAAATCAAAACACATCATAATGTAGGGGGCCTGCCCAGCCGGATGAAACTCAAGCTCATCGAGCCGCTACGGGATTTATTTAAAGACGAGGTGCGCCGTATCGCCATGGAGTTGGGTATGCCTAATGCAATAATTTACCGTCAGCCTTTTCCCGGCCCGGGTTTAGCCATAAGGATCATAGGCGAGGTGACTCCTGCGCGCCTTAATCTTTTACGCGAAGTAGACCGGCGCGTAGTCGAAGAAGTCAAAAACGCCAACCTCTACGAGCAGCTCTGGCAGTCTTTTGCCATACTCCTGCCTATAAAAAGTGTCGGGGTGATGGGCGATGAGCGGACCTATGAGAATGTGGTAGCGCTGCGCTGCGTGTCCAGTTTTGACGGTATGACCGCGGACTGGGTCAAACTCCCCTACGAGGTCTTAGAAAAGATTTCCAACCGCATTATCAATGAAGTTAAGGGCGTAAACCGCGTAGTTTACGATATCTCATCCAAGCCTCCCGCGACCATTGAGTGGGAATAAAATAGTTATTGAGTTTATAGAGTCCATTGAGTTCATAGGGTTTGAGAACTCAATAACTCAACGAACTCAATAACTCAACGAACTCAAATGCCTCGAAGTGAATTTATCCACCTCCATTTACACACCCAATACAGCCTTCTTGACGGCGCCTGCCGTATACGCGAACTCTTAGAACAGGCAAAACTCTATAAAATGGATTCCCTTGCCATTACCGACCACGGGAATATGTTCGGGGTAATTGATTTTTATTTAGAGGCCCGCAAAGCCGGGATTAAGCCTATTATCGGCTGCGAGGTTTATATTGCTCCGGGAAGCCGCCTGGACAAAGGTGCCGGCGGGATGGATGAAGCGTCGTATCACCTTATACTTCTGGTTAAAGACGAAACCGGATACCAGAACCTGATAAAATTAGTCTCACTCGGGTATCTGGAAGGATTTTATTATCGCCCGCGTATTGATAAAGAGACACTCTCTAAGTATAAAAAAGGCCTTATTGGCCTGAGTGCCTGCTTAAAAGGCGAAATACCTACCCTATTGCAGCAGCGCCGCTTTAATGACGCCTTAAAAGCCGCGGATGAATTTTCCAATATATTAGGCAAAGATAACTTCTATCTTGAGATACAGGAGAATCTTATCCCGGAGCAAAAGATAGTGAATGAGGGATTAATTAAGATATCCAAGGAGTTAAATATCCCTCTTATCGCCACCAACGACGTGCACTATCTGCGCAAGGAACACGCTAGGAGCCACGAGGCCCTGCTTTGCATCCAGACCCAGACTACGCTCGATGACCCCAACAGGATGCGTTTTCAGACCGATGAATTTTATTTTAAGTCTCCCCAGGAGATGAAGGAGATGTTTAAGGATACGCCGCAGGCCATTGCCAATACCCTGGAGGTAGCCGGCCGTTGTAACCTGGAGCTGGATTTTTCCAAAATACACCTGCCCCGTTATGAACCACCCGAGGGAAAAACTAAAGAGGAATTTTTAAAGGAACTCTGCGAAGAGGGTTTAAGGGTGAGGTTCCCGCAGGCAGATTCCGCTATAAAAGAGAGGCTGGAGCACGAACTAAAGATTATCAAGAGCAGGGGATTTATCAGTTACTTCCTGATTGTTTGGGATTTCATACGTTACGCCAAAGACAGCCATATCCCCGTAGGCCCTGGCCGGGGTTCGGCTGCGGGGAGCCTGGTGAGTTATCTTTTAGGCATTACTGATATCAACCCTTTGAAATACGGCTTACTCTTTGAACGTTTCTTAAACCCTGAAAGGCTGGGGCTGCCGGATATCGACATAGATTTCTGTTATGAAAGAAGGAATGAGGTTATTGATTATGTAACCAAAAAATACGGCCAGCACAATGTCGCCCAGATTATTACCTTCGGGACAATGCAGGCGCGCGCGGTAGTCAGGGATGTGGGCAGGGTAATGGGTATTGCCTATGCTGATGTTGACCGCATTGCCAAATTAATCCCGCCTGACCCCAGCCTTACCTTAAAGGATGCCTTAGAAAGCGAGGCAGAGCTAAAGAACCTATATAAGAATGACCCCCAGATAACCAAATTAATTGATACTGCCTTATCGCTTGAGGGATTGAACCGCCACGCCTCTACCCATGCCGCAGGGGTAGTGATTGCCGATAAGCCGCTTGAGGAATATACGCCTCTCTTTAAAACGCAGGATGACCAGATAACCAGCGGTTATAGTATGTCGGTCTTAGAAAAGATCGGCTTATTAAAAGTAGATTTCCTGGGCCTTCGGACATTGACCGTTATTGATGAGACCGTAAAGATCATTCAAAAAACCAGAGGCAAAACTATTGATATTGAAAATATGCCTTTGGACGACTCCAATACCTATAAACTTTTAGCCTCTGGCCATACTATGGGAGTATTCCAGGTGGAGAGTTCCGGTATGCGGGAGCTATTGAAAAAATTAGAGCCGGAGCGTTTTGAGGATTTAATCGCGCTTTTAGCCTTATACCGGCCCGGGCCAATGGGGTCTGGGATGTTGGATGATTTCATGCAGCGCCGGCACAACCGCGTCCCGATAAAATACCAGCACCCCAAACTTGAGAAAATCTTAAAAGAAACCCACGGTATTATCGTTTATCAGGAACAGATTATGCAGATTGTCTCGGAGCTGGCGGGTTTTAGCCTGGCGCAGGCTGACCTTTTGCGCAGGGCAATAGCCAAAAAGATACCGGAGGTAATGGAGCAGCAGAGGAAAAATTTTGTTTTAGGCTGCGCGAAGAACGAGATTAGCGAATCCGTGTCTAACCGGATATTCGACTTGATAGAATATTTTTCCGGGTATGGATTTAATAAATCACATTCGGCTGCCTATGCCATGATCTCTTACCGCACCGCTTATCTTAAAGCGAATTTTCCGGTTGAGTTTATGTGCGCGCTCCTGACTTCAGAAAGGGATAACACCGATAAAATCGTGGAGTATGTCAACGAAGCCACGCATATGGGGATTAAGGTTTTGCCCCCTGATATCAATGAGAGTGAGGCTTTATTTAAAGTAGTAGACGATAAAACTATCCGTTTTGGGCTTTTGGCAGTAAAGAATGTAGGTGGCGGGGCCGTAGAGTCTCTGGTTCAGGCCAGGCAGAAAGACGGGCAATTTGAGTCATTAGAAGATATGTGCCAGCGTATTGATTCCAGGCTGGTTAACCGTAAGGTGCTGGAGAGTTTAATCAAATGCGGGGCGCTGGACGGATTCAGGCTGGCCCGCGCCCAGATGTTTGTGGCGCTGGATACTACGCTTGAGTTTACCTCCAGGATGCATAAGGAAAAGGCAAAGGGCCAGATGTCTTTTTTTGAAGGCGGGTTCTCTGAGAATGGTTTTAAAAATACCTTGAATAATCTGCCTTCGGTAAAAGAGTGGCCCGAACCGCAGTTGCTTGCTTTTGAAAAAGATATGTTAGGTTTTTATGTCACCGGGCATCCTCTGGCGCGCTATGCCCAGCAGTTGAAACGTTTTACCTCTTCTTCTACCAATAATCTTTCTCAGTATGAGGACGGCCGTGAGATAAAAATAGTAGGCCTGATTGCCAAGATAAAACAGACAGTTACCCGGGCAAAGCAGGAGAAGATGGCGATTTTAAAACTGGAAGACTTGGATGGGGCGGTAGAAGTGCTGGTTTTTCCGGCTGCCTTTATGAAGTCAGCCAAATATATTCAGCCGAATACCGTGGTGATGGTCAGGGGCAGGCTTAACCTGAAGGAAGATACGCCGAAAATTATTGCTAACGACCTATTCCCTATGGATGAAGTCTATAAATTAATCAGCAGCGTAAATATTAATCTTTCAGGTATAAG
This window contains:
- a CDS encoding DUF3047 domain-containing protein, whose translation is MKRKIRFTLSVIAVLGISAFLISPAFAARTDKWFSFDKKDALAEWDEKIFKGRVLYSVRVEKRGGYLTAYSNNSASGIFYEISFHPKKYPIASWKWKVIKFPDKASGEPATSQWIEKDDYAARFYVIFPSFFFTNTKSLEYVWDKSLPKGTLMSSPYYRNIKIIVAESGEENLGKWVFEKRNIYADFKKAFGREPGSVGAIAIMTDTDNTVSTAEADYDEIKVGYKDGEN
- the groES gene encoding co-chaperone GroES, producing the protein MNIQPLGDRVVVKPLEAEAKTKGGIVLPDTAKEKPQEGKVVAVGKGKILENGTMHALEVKVGDKVLYGKYSGNEITTKEGEELLIMREEDILAIMK
- the groL gene encoding chaperonin GroEL (60 kDa chaperone family; promotes refolding of misfolded polypeptides especially under stressful conditions; forms two stacked rings of heptamers to form a barrel-shaped 14mer; ends can be capped by GroES; misfolded proteins enter the barrel where they are refolded when GroES binds); translation: MAKQLLFQDEGRRKILSGVEQLARAVKVTLGPKGRNVVIDKKFGSPTITKDGVTVAKEIDLEDPFENMGAQMVKEVAEKTSDVAGDGTTTATILAEAIYREGLKNVTAGANPMALKRGIEKAVEKVTDELRKLSTPIKDKKEVAQVASIAANCDTAIGDLIAEAMDKVGKDGVITVEEAKSTATTLEVVEGMQFDQGYLSPYFVTDAERMEVILEEPYILIYEKKISSIKDILPLLEKIARVGKPLLIIAEEVEGEALATLVVNKIRGTFVACAVKAPGYGDRRKAMLEDIAVLTNGKALTEDLGIKLENVDIEDLGRAKRVKVDKENTTLVEGAGKTQAINGRIAQIKKQIEDTDSDYDKEKLQERLAKLAGGVAVINVGAATETEMKEKKARVEDALHATRAAVEEGIVPGGGVALLRTLPALDKLKLEGDEKIGVDIIKRSLEEPIRQLADNAGLEGSVVVQRIKQEKTNIGYDVSQDAYVDMIDAGVIDPTKVTRSALQNAASVAALLLMTEAVVTEKPEKEAPMPMPPGGGMGGMGGGMY
- a CDS encoding GuaB3 family IMP dehydrogenase-related protein, whose amino-acid sequence is MAEWIGIGRRSRRCYGFDEIALVPGAQTVNPQEVDTAFKIAGREFKVPILAAAMDGVVDVRFAIEMSKLGGIAVLNLDGVQTRYENPDEVLKKIARATPDKATELIQSFYNIPAKEKLISKRIREIKSNKGTAVVSCIPAHAEKFAKIAVSAGADMFVVQSTVTTTKHIAKEYSSLDLFKFCKSTKIPVIIGNCVTYETTLALMETGAAGLLIGIGPGAACTTRGVLGIGVPQVTATVDAAAARDFYFKSKGKYIPIITDGGMNRGGDICKAFACGADAVMIGSSFARAKEAPGKGYHWGMATSHVNLPRGTRIHVGTTGSLKDILFGPAKVDDGSQNLIGALKTSMGSLGASDLKEMHDVEIIIAPSIQTEGKIFQVGQRVGMGK
- the guaA gene encoding glutamine-hydrolyzing GMP synthase: MGRQVILILDFGSQYTQLIARRVRENKVFSKIIPYNTSAKEIAAIAPKGLILSGSPLSVVEKKGRYPDKGIFKLGVPILGICYGMQVITEVLGGKVKHTKEREYGKTELFIDDNRDLFSGLPGNLTCWASHGDYVSKLPPGFHAVAHTGNAPIAAMGNRRMKVFAVQFHPEVTHTDRGSQILGNFLFKVCGCLGRWTMQSFVRESIDNIKKTIGKDKVVLGLSGGVDSSVAALLIHKAIGRRLRCIFIDNGLLRKDEPQQVKKIFRTIYHLNLGYVDRGKRFLKRLEGITDPEEKRKIIGDEFVKVFEEEAAKVKGSKFLGQGTLYPDVIESISVTGAPSSKIKTHHNVGGLPSRMKLKLIEPLRDLFKDEVRRIAMELGMPNAIIYRQPFPGPGLAIRIIGEVTPARLNLLREVDRRVVEEVKNANLYEQLWQSFAILLPIKSVGVMGDERTYENVVALRCVSSFDGMTADWVKLPYEVLEKISNRIINEVKGVNRVVYDISSKPPATIEWE
- a CDS encoding DNA polymerase III subunit alpha, whose protein sequence is MPRSEFIHLHLHTQYSLLDGACRIRELLEQAKLYKMDSLAITDHGNMFGVIDFYLEARKAGIKPIIGCEVYIAPGSRLDKGAGGMDEASYHLILLVKDETGYQNLIKLVSLGYLEGFYYRPRIDKETLSKYKKGLIGLSACLKGEIPTLLQQRRFNDALKAADEFSNILGKDNFYLEIQENLIPEQKIVNEGLIKISKELNIPLIATNDVHYLRKEHARSHEALLCIQTQTTLDDPNRMRFQTDEFYFKSPQEMKEMFKDTPQAIANTLEVAGRCNLELDFSKIHLPRYEPPEGKTKEEFLKELCEEGLRVRFPQADSAIKERLEHELKIIKSRGFISYFLIVWDFIRYAKDSHIPVGPGRGSAAGSLVSYLLGITDINPLKYGLLFERFLNPERLGLPDIDIDFCYERRNEVIDYVTKKYGQHNVAQIITFGTMQARAVVRDVGRVMGIAYADVDRIAKLIPPDPSLTLKDALESEAELKNLYKNDPQITKLIDTALSLEGLNRHASTHAAGVVIADKPLEEYTPLFKTQDDQITSGYSMSVLEKIGLLKVDFLGLRTLTVIDETVKIIQKTRGKTIDIENMPLDDSNTYKLLASGHTMGVFQVESSGMRELLKKLEPERFEDLIALLALYRPGPMGSGMLDDFMQRRHNRVPIKYQHPKLEKILKETHGIIVYQEQIMQIVSELAGFSLAQADLLRRAIAKKIPEVMEQQRKNFVLGCAKNEISESVSNRIFDLIEYFSGYGFNKSHSAAYAMISYRTAYLKANFPVEFMCALLTSERDNTDKIVEYVNEATHMGIKVLPPDINESEALFKVVDDKTIRFGLLAVKNVGGGAVESLVQARQKDGQFESLEDMCQRIDSRLVNRKVLESLIKCGALDGFRLARAQMFVALDTTLEFTSRMHKEKAKGQMSFFEGGFSENGFKNTLNNLPSVKEWPEPQLLAFEKDMLGFYVTGHPLARYAQQLKRFTSSSTNNLSQYEDGREIKIVGLIAKIKQTVTRAKQEKMAILKLEDLDGAVEVLVFPAAFMKSAKYIQPNTVVMVRGRLNLKEDTPKIIANDLFPMDEVYKLISSVNINLSGIRENLFESLKELLAQHSGRVPIYLHLDTPAKSRIHLVVGEGLYVLPSEQLIGDIESLLGEERVSLAI